One genomic segment of Ipomoea triloba cultivar NCNSP0323 chromosome 9, ASM357664v1 includes these proteins:
- the LOC116030857 gene encoding serine/threonine-protein kinase BSK2-like has protein sequence MGCLQSKTANNLSPEQDPSHPESKPDLADGKQVDEDQVPAFKEFDLAELRAATNGFSSELIVSESGEKAPNVVYRGKLRSNQLVAIKRFSKQSWPEPQQFVAEAARVGKVRHKRLVNLIGCCAEGDERLLVAEYMPNDTLSKHLFHWDKQPLPWEMRVRVACHIAQALDHCSAENHKIYHDLNAYRVLFDEDGDPRLSSFGLMKNSRDGKSYSTNLAYTPPEFLRTGRVIPESVIYSYGTVLLDLLSGKHIPPSHALDLIRGKNLLLLMDSSLEGQYADEDASALVELASKGLQYEARDRPDVKFILTAVEPLQKQKEVASHVLMGLTKTPVVVLPTMLSPLGKACARMDLTAVHDILLKTGYKDEEGAENELSFQEWTQQVQDMLNTKKFGDIAFRDNDFKNAIDYYSKLVSMMPVPSGTVFVRRALSYLMIGQPELALRDAMQAQVCLPEWPTAFYMQALALSKLGMETDAQDMLNDGASFEAKKLNSWRG, from the exons atgggcTGTTTACAGTCCAAAACTGCCAATAATCTGTCCCCCGAACAAGACCCTTCTCACCCTGAATCCAAACCAGATCTTG CTGACGGGAAGCAAGTAGATGAAGATCAAGTGCCGGCATTTAAGGAATTTGATCTTGCTGAACTCCGAGCTGCAACAAATGGGTTTAGCAGTGAATTGATAGTTTCTGAGAGTGGAGAGAAAGCACCCAATGTTGTCTACCGAGGAAAGCTTCGAAGCAACCAGCTTGTGGCTATCAAGCGTTTCTCAAAGCAATCATGGCCAGAACCACAGCAGTTCGTG GCAGAGGCTGCTAGAGTTGGTAAGGTTCGACACAAGAGATTGGTGAATCTAATTGGTTGTTGTGCGGAGGGAGATGAGCGTCTACTGGTGGCAGAATACATGCCCAATGACACGCTATCAAAACATCTCTTTCATT GGGACAAACAGCCTTTGCCCTGGGAAATGCGTGTAAGAGTTGCCTGCCATATTGCACAGGCTCTAGACCATTGCAGTGCCGAAAACCATAAAATCTATCATGATTTGAACGCTTACAGAGTTCTATTTGATGAG GACGGTGACCCTCGGCTATCTAGTTTTGGCCTGATGAAAAACAGCAGAGACGGGAAGAGTTATAGCACAAATCTAGCTTATACACCCCCAGAGTTTTTGCGTACAG GCAGGGTCATTCCAGAAAGTGTGATCTACAGTTATGGAACTGTTTTGCTGGACCTTCTGAGTGGGAAGCATATTCCTCCGAGCCAT GCTTTAGATTTAATAAGGGGGAAGAATTTGTTGTTACTGATGGATTCATCCTTGGAAGGGCAATATGCGGATGAAGATGCTTCTGCATTAGTGGAGCTTGCTTCAAAGGGCCTCCAGTATGAGGCTAGGGATCGACCTGATGTAAAGTTCATTCTGACTGCCGTCGAGCCCCTTCAAAAGCAGAAAGAG GTTGCATCACACGTTTTGATGGGTCTGACAAAAACTCCGGTGGTGGTGCTTCCCACCATGCTTTCTCCTCTTGGGAAGGCTTGTGCAAGGATGGACCTTACTGCTGTGCATGATATCTTGCTTAAAACGGGTTATAAAGATGAGGAGGGTGCAGAAAATGAG CTTTCATTTCAAGAATGGACACAACAAGTGCAAGATATGCTGAATACGAAGAAATTTGGTGACATTGCTTTTAGGGACAATGACTTCAAGAATGCAATTGATTACTATTCTAag TTGGTATCTATGATGCCTGTCCCTTCTGGTACTGTTTTTGTGAGGCGGGCGCTATCTTACTTGATGATCGGTCAACCAGAACTGGCGCTGAGGGATGCTATGCAGGCGCAGGTTTGCCTGCCCGAGTGGCCCACTGCGTTCTATATGCAGGCTCTTGCCCTCTCCAAACTCGGCATGGAAACCGATGCTCAAGACATGCTCAACGATGGAGCATCCTTTGAAGCAAAGAAGCTCAACAGTTGGCGGGGTTAG